A part of Chanodichthys erythropterus isolate Z2021 chromosome 4, ASM2448905v1, whole genome shotgun sequence genomic DNA contains:
- the LOC137018975 gene encoding leukocyte elastase inhibitor-like isoform X1, with protein MEGLARANSLFALDLYRALSASNSEGNMFFSPLSISAALSMVYLGARGGTAEEMAKVLSFSSVSDVHAHFESLTSSINSPSASYILRLANRLYGEKTFSFLREYLDSTLKLYHADLQAVDFIGASEDSRQLINKWVEEQTENKIQNLLKPGMVTGMTRLVLVNAIYFKGNWMDPFKARDTKEMPFKVNQNESRPVEMMYQKEKFPFRCIPEYKLQVLELPYEEEELSMLILLPNETQDGSDPLLKLESELTLDKLLDWTNTDEMTTWMNIRVHFPKFKLEVECSLSKILQEMGMSSVFQETKADLTGMSSQDGLFISAVVHKAFVEVNEEGTEAAAATKIVMCGCARQRETPSFLADHPFVFFIRHNPTNSILFLGRFRGPS; from the exons ATGGAGGGTCTCGCTCGAGCTAACAGTCTCTTCGCTCTGGATCTCTATCGGGCTCTGAGCGCGAGCAACTCTGAGGgaaacatgttcttttctcctCTGAGCATCAGCGCAGCGCTCAGTATGGTCTACTTGGGAGCCCGAGGAGGCACAGCTGAGGAAATGGCAAAG GTTTTGTCCTTCAGTTCTGTCTCTGATGTTCACGCTCATTTTGAGAGCCTCACCTCGTCAATCAACAGTCCATCAGCCTCCTACATCCTCAGACTGGCCAACCGCCTCTACGGAGAGAAAACCTTCAGCTTTTTACGT GAGTATTTGGACTCCACCCTGAAGCTATACCACGCTGACCTTCAGGCTGTGGACTTCATTGGAGCATCTGAGGACTCACGACAGCTCATTAACAAATGGGTGGAGGAGCAGACTGAAA ACAAAATCCAAAATCTTCTCAAGCCAGGAATGGTGACTGGAATGACCCGTCTAGTTCTGGTTAATGCCATCTACTTCAAAGGGAATTGGATGGATCCATTTAAAGCAAGAGACACTAAAGAAATGCCATTTAAAGTAAACCAG AATGAGAGCCGGCCTGTGGAAATGATGTATCAGAAGGAAAAATTCCCTTTCAGATGCATCCCAGAGTATAAACTGCAGGTGCTGGAGTTACCATATGAAGAGGAGGAGCTCAGCATGTTGATCCTTCTTCCAAACGAAACTCAGGATGGCTCTGATCCTCTTCTGAAG ctGGAGAGTGAGTTGACCCTTGACAAGCTGCTTGACTGGACCAATACAGATGAAATGACCACATGGATGAATATCAGAGTCCATTTCCCAAAGTTCAAACTTGAGGTTGAGTGCTCCCTATCAAAAATACTGCAAGAGATGGGTATGAGCTCTGTGTTCCAGGAAACAAAGGCTGATCTGACAGGCATGAGCAGTCAGGACGGCCTCTTCATTTCAGCTGTGGTTCACAAGGCCTTTGTTGAAGTGAATGAGGAAGGCACTGAGGCTGCTGCAGCCACTAAAATCGTTATGTGTGGATGTGCCCGTCAGCGAGAAACCCCGAGTTTCTTAGCCGATCACCCCTTCGTGTTTTTCATCAGGCACAACCCCACTAACAGCATTCTTTTCCTGGGTAGATTCAGAGGCCCATCCTAG
- the LOC137018975 gene encoding leukocyte elastase inhibitor-like isoform X2: MRVLSFSSVSDVHAHFESLTSSINSPSASYILRLANRLYGEKTFSFLREYLDSTLKLYHADLQAVDFIGASEDSRQLINKWVEEQTENKIQNLLKPGMVTGMTRLVLVNAIYFKGNWMDPFKARDTKEMPFKVNQNESRPVEMMYQKEKFPFRCIPEYKLQVLELPYEEEELSMLILLPNETQDGSDPLLKLESELTLDKLLDWTNTDEMTTWMNIRVHFPKFKLEVECSLSKILQEMGMSSVFQETKADLTGMSSQDGLFISAVVHKAFVEVNEEGTEAAAATKIVMCGCARQRETPSFLADHPFVFFIRHNPTNSILFLGRFRGPS; the protein is encoded by the exons atgagg GTTTTGTCCTTCAGTTCTGTCTCTGATGTTCACGCTCATTTTGAGAGCCTCACCTCGTCAATCAACAGTCCATCAGCCTCCTACATCCTCAGACTGGCCAACCGCCTCTACGGAGAGAAAACCTTCAGCTTTTTACGT GAGTATTTGGACTCCACCCTGAAGCTATACCACGCTGACCTTCAGGCTGTGGACTTCATTGGAGCATCTGAGGACTCACGACAGCTCATTAACAAATGGGTGGAGGAGCAGACTGAAA ACAAAATCCAAAATCTTCTCAAGCCAGGAATGGTGACTGGAATGACCCGTCTAGTTCTGGTTAATGCCATCTACTTCAAAGGGAATTGGATGGATCCATTTAAAGCAAGAGACACTAAAGAAATGCCATTTAAAGTAAACCAG AATGAGAGCCGGCCTGTGGAAATGATGTATCAGAAGGAAAAATTCCCTTTCAGATGCATCCCAGAGTATAAACTGCAGGTGCTGGAGTTACCATATGAAGAGGAGGAGCTCAGCATGTTGATCCTTCTTCCAAACGAAACTCAGGATGGCTCTGATCCTCTTCTGAAG ctGGAGAGTGAGTTGACCCTTGACAAGCTGCTTGACTGGACCAATACAGATGAAATGACCACATGGATGAATATCAGAGTCCATTTCCCAAAGTTCAAACTTGAGGTTGAGTGCTCCCTATCAAAAATACTGCAAGAGATGGGTATGAGCTCTGTGTTCCAGGAAACAAAGGCTGATCTGACAGGCATGAGCAGTCAGGACGGCCTCTTCATTTCAGCTGTGGTTCACAAGGCCTTTGTTGAAGTGAATGAGGAAGGCACTGAGGCTGCTGCAGCCACTAAAATCGTTATGTGTGGATGTGCCCGTCAGCGAGAAACCCCGAGTTTCTTAGCCGATCACCCCTTCGTGTTTTTCATCAGGCACAACCCCACTAACAGCATTCTTTTCCTGGGTAGATTCAGAGGCCCATCCTAG